In Pseudomonas sp. ADAK18, a single window of DNA contains:
- a CDS encoding 2-oxoglutarate dehydrogenase E1 component, giving the protein MQESVMQRMWNSGYLSGGNAAYVEELYELYLHDPNAVPEEWRTKFQTLPADGNAATDVSHATIRDQFVLLAKNQRRAQPVSAASVSSEHEKKQVEVLRLIQAYRMRGHQAAQLDPLGLWQRPAPADLSINHYGLTNADLDTTFRAGDLFIGKEEASLREIHEVLQQTYCRTIGAEFTHITDSEQRHWFQHRLEGVRGRPVLSADVRSHLLERVTAAEGLEKYLGTKYPGTKRFGLEGGESLIPMLDELIQRSGSYGTKEIVIGMAHRGRLNVLVNTFGKNPRDLFDEFEGKKKVELGSGDVKYHQGFSSNVMTVGGEVHLAMAFNPSHLEIVSPVVEGSVRARQDRRNDLTGEKVLPISIHGDAAFAGQGVVMETFQMSQTRGFKTGGTVHIVINNQVGFTISNPEDSRSTEYATDVAKMIQAPILHVNGDDPEAVLFVTQLAIDYRMQFKRDVVIDLVCYRRRGHNEADEPSGTQPLMYQQITKQRTTRELYAESLIKSGVVDEARVQAKIDEYRNALDNGLHVVKSLVKEPNKELFVDWRPYLGHAWTARHDTTFDLKTLQELSAKLLEIPDGFVVQRQVAKIYEDRQKMQAGGLPINWGYAETMAYATLAFEGHPIRMTGQDIGRGTFSHRHAVLHNQKDAGTYIPLQHLYKGQPRFDLYDSFLSEEAVLAFEYGYSTTTPEALVIWEAQFGDFANGAQVVIDQFITSGEHKWGRLCGLTMLLPHGYEGQGPEHSSARLERYLQLCAEHNIQVCVPTTPAQIYHLLRRQVIRPLRKPLVVLTPKSLLRHKLAISTLEDLAEGSFQTVIPEIDALDPKKVTRLVLCSGKVYYDLLEKRRAEGRDDIAIVRLEQLYPFPEDDLIEVLAPYSNLKHIVWCQEEPMNQGAWYCSQHHMRRIVGGHNKSLVLEYAGRDASAAPACGYASMHAEQQEKLLKDAFTV; this is encoded by the coding sequence ATGCAAGAAAGCGTGATGCAGCGCATGTGGAACAGCGGCTATCTTTCAGGTGGTAACGCTGCCTATGTGGAAGAGCTTTATGAGCTCTACCTGCACGACCCTAACGCTGTGCCAGAAGAATGGCGCACCAAATTTCAGACGTTGCCCGCTGACGGCAACGCTGCCACCGATGTATCGCACGCTACAATTCGCGATCAGTTCGTGCTGCTGGCAAAGAACCAGCGCCGCGCCCAACCGGTTTCCGCCGCAAGCGTGAGCAGTGAGCACGAGAAGAAGCAAGTTGAAGTATTGCGACTGATCCAGGCCTACCGTATGCGTGGCCACCAGGCAGCCCAGCTTGACCCGCTGGGGCTGTGGCAGCGTCCTGCACCTGCAGACCTGTCGATCAATCATTACGGCTTGACCAATGCCGATCTTGATACGACCTTCCGTGCCGGCGACCTGTTCATCGGCAAAGAGGAAGCGAGCCTACGCGAAATTCACGAAGTGTTGCAGCAGACATATTGCCGCACCATCGGCGCTGAATTTACGCATATCACCGATTCCGAGCAGCGCCACTGGTTCCAGCATCGTCTGGAAGGCGTGCGTGGCCGTCCGGTATTGTCTGCCGATGTGCGCAGCCACTTGCTCGAGCGCGTGACCGCAGCGGAAGGCCTGGAAAAATACCTGGGTACCAAATACCCAGGCACCAAGCGTTTCGGCCTGGAAGGCGGCGAGAGTCTGATTCCGATGCTCGACGAGCTGATCCAGCGTTCCGGCTCCTACGGTACCAAGGAAATCGTCATCGGCATGGCCCACCGCGGTCGTCTGAACGTACTGGTCAACACCTTCGGTAAAAACCCGCGCGACCTGTTCGACGAGTTCGAAGGCAAGAAGAAGGTCGAACTGGGTTCCGGTGACGTTAAATATCACCAGGGCTTCTCGTCCAACGTCATGACTGTAGGCGGCGAAGTCCACCTGGCCATGGCGTTCAACCCGTCCCACCTGGAAATCGTTTCTCCAGTGGTCGAGGGTTCGGTGCGTGCCCGTCAGGATCGTCGTAACGATCTGACCGGTGAAAAAGTGCTGCCGATTTCCATCCACGGTGACGCGGCATTTGCCGGTCAAGGCGTGGTCATGGAAACCTTCCAGATGTCGCAGACTCGCGGCTTCAAGACCGGCGGTACGGTTCACATCGTCATCAACAACCAGGTTGGCTTCACCATCAGCAACCCGGAAGACTCGCGTTCGACCGAGTACGCCACCGACGTCGCTAAAATGATCCAGGCGCCGATCCTCCATGTGAATGGTGATGATCCGGAAGCCGTATTGTTCGTGACTCAGTTGGCTATCGACTACCGCATGCAGTTCAAGCGTGACGTCGTGATCGACCTGGTCTGCTACCGTCGCCGCGGCCACAACGAAGCGGACGAGCCGAGCGGCACCCAGCCGTTGATGTACCAGCAGATCACCAAGCAGCGCACCACCCGTGAGCTGTACGCTGAAAGCCTGATCAAGTCCGGTGTAGTGGACGAGGCACGCGTTCAAGCGAAGATCGACGAGTACCGCAACGCGCTGGACAACGGTCTGCACGTAGTGAAAAGCCTGGTCAAGGAACCGAACAAAGAGCTGTTCGTTGACTGGCGTCCGTACCTGGGCCACGCCTGGACTGCGCGCCACGACACCACCTTTGATCTGAAGACCTTGCAGGAACTGTCTGCCAAACTGCTGGAAATTCCAGATGGTTTCGTGGTGCAGCGCCAGGTTGCGAAGATCTACGAAGACCGTCAGAAAATGCAAGCCGGCGGCCTGCCGATCAACTGGGGTTATGCCGAAACCATGGCATACGCGACCCTGGCGTTCGAAGGTCACCCGATCCGCATGACCGGCCAGGATATTGGCCGTGGTACGTTCTCGCACCGTCACGCGGTATTGCACAACCAGAAAGACGCGGGCACCTACATCCCGTTGCAACACCTGTACAAGGGCCAGCCACGTTTCGACCTGTACGATTCGTTCCTGTCCGAAGAAGCCGTATTGGCGTTCGAATACGGTTACTCGACCACCACGCCTGAGGCGCTGGTGATCTGGGAAGCCCAGTTCGGCGACTTCGCCAACGGTGCGCAGGTGGTTATCGACCAATTCATCACCAGCGGTGAGCACAAGTGGGGCCGTCTGTGCGGTCTGACCATGTTGCTGCCTCACGGTTATGAAGGTCAGGGGCCGGAGCACTCCTCGGCCCGTCTGGAGCGTTACCTGCAGCTGTGCGCCGAGCACAACATTCAGGTGTGCGTGCCGACTACCCCGGCCCAGATCTACCACTTGCTGCGTCGCCAGGTGATTCGTCCCCTGCGCAAGCCACTGGTAGTCCTGACTCCGAAATCGCTGTTGCGTCACAAATTGGCCATCTCGACCCTGGAAGATCTGGCTGAAGGTTCGTTCCAGACCGTTATTCCGGAAATCGATGCGCTTGACCCGAAAAAGGTCACCCGTCTCGTGCTGTGTAGCGGCAAGGTCTACTACGACCTGCTGGAAAAACGCCGTGCCGAAGGTCGTGACGACATCGCCATCGTGCGTCTTGAGCAGCTGTACCCATTCCCTGAGGACGACTTGATTGAAGTCCTGGCTCCTTATTCCAACCTCAAACACATCGTTTGGTGTCAGGAAGAGCCAATGAACCAGGGTGCCTGGTACTGCAGCCAGCATCACATGCGCCGCATCGTGGGTGGTCACAACAAGTCTCTCGTACTTGAGTACGCGGGCCGTGACGCCTCTGCTGCACCTGCTTGTGGTTATGCATCGATGCACGCCGAACAGCAGGAAAAACTGCTGAAAGATGCTTTCACTGTTTAA